In Candidatus Binatus sp., the following proteins share a genomic window:
- the rsmA gene encoding 16S rRNA (adenine(1518)-N(6)/adenine(1519)-N(6))-dimethyltransferase RsmA: MTIARKSHARRKLKPANSTGGGIETPSRPAPALARAGVRPAKSRGQNFLTSGAVAGRIVAAAELYESDPVVEIGPGLGILTEKIAARPLHSLTLVELDPRLAVRLRERFADGAGANVRVINADFLAIDFAALVTDPPVKVIGNLPFNVAAAILRRLSDNARMISRMVLMFQREVAARIRATPGEAAYGALSVFNALYWEIDLHFSVAAGSFHPRPKIDAEVLAFTPRAEQTFAAGSENERDVLETVRASFSAPRKTIRNALGHALGIDSTRIARALERAAIDPVTRAEKLGVPDFLRLAHALRAELAGRIGARDA; encoded by the coding sequence ATGACGATTGCACGAAAATCGCACGCGCGCCGCAAACTTAAGCCAGCCAACAGCACCGGCGGCGGAATTGAAACGCCGTCGCGGCCCGCACCGGCGCTGGCGAGAGCCGGCGTGCGTCCGGCAAAATCGCGCGGCCAGAATTTCCTGACCAGCGGCGCCGTCGCCGGTCGAATCGTCGCCGCGGCGGAGCTGTACGAATCGGACCCGGTAGTCGAGATAGGTCCCGGCCTGGGCATCCTGACCGAGAAAATCGCGGCGCGGCCATTGCACTCGCTGACGCTGGTGGAACTCGACCCGCGCCTCGCCGTTCGGCTCCGGGAGCGCTTCGCAGACGGCGCCGGCGCGAACGTTCGCGTCATCAACGCCGACTTTCTTGCGATCGATTTCGCGGCGCTCGTCACCGATCCGCCGGTCAAGGTAATCGGCAATCTTCCGTTCAATGTCGCGGCGGCCATCCTGCGCCGGCTGAGCGACAACGCGCGCATGATTTCGAGAATGGTCCTGATGTTTCAACGCGAAGTCGCCGCGCGGATTCGCGCGACCCCCGGCGAAGCGGCGTATGGCGCGTTGAGCGTATTCAACGCGCTTTACTGGGAGATCGACCTGCATTTCAGCGTCGCCGCCGGCAGCTTCCATCCGCGCCCCAAAATCGACGCCGAAGTTCTCGCTTTCACGCCCAGGGCGGAGCAAACGTTTGCGGCCGGCAGCGAAAACGAACGCGACGTGCTCGAAACCGTGCGCGCCTCGTTCTCCGCGCCGCGCAAGACGATTCGCAATGCGCTCGGCCATGCGCTTGGAATCGACAGCACGCGGATCGCGCGTGCGCTCGAACGCGCGGCGATCGATCCGGTCACGCGCGCCGAGAAGCTCGGCGTACCCGATTTTCTGAGACTCGCGCACGCGCTGCGCGCTGAACTGGCCGGCAGGATCGGCGCCCGCGATGCCTGA
- the tsaD gene encoding tRNA (adenosine(37)-N6)-threonylcarbamoyltransferase complex transferase subunit TsaD, which translates to MLILGIESSCDDAAAAVLETTAPGIADIRSSMVANQDDIHRAYGGIVPELASRSHLVTIAPVIERALDGAGCRLVDIAGIAVTRGPGLVGSLLVGLMFAKGLAQASGVAMVGVNHIEGHLLAPLLENRIAMPYLALVVSGGHTALFAVEDFGRYRRIGCTRDDAAGEAFDKVAKLMGLGYPGGRAIDEMSRRGNRKRVRIPRAHVRGAPMDFSFSGVKTAVATILASEDGRAERPEDLAASFQEAVVDMLVKPTIAAARELGADTIALTGGVAANSRLRDRLAEAAAADGRRLVAPALEYCTDNAAMIALAGSYRLLRGERDALSIDAQANLAL; encoded by the coding sequence ATGCTGATACTCGGAATTGAATCTTCGTGCGACGACGCTGCCGCCGCGGTGCTCGAAACCACCGCCCCGGGCATCGCCGACATTCGCTCGAGCATGGTAGCCAACCAGGACGACATCCATCGCGCTTACGGCGGTATCGTTCCCGAACTCGCGTCGCGCAGTCACCTCGTCACGATTGCTCCCGTCATCGAGCGCGCGCTGGACGGCGCCGGATGCCGGCTCGTGGACATCGCGGGAATCGCAGTCACGCGCGGGCCGGGATTGGTCGGCTCGTTGCTGGTCGGCTTGATGTTCGCCAAGGGGCTGGCGCAGGCGAGCGGCGTGGCGATGGTCGGCGTGAATCATATCGAGGGCCATCTGCTGGCGCCGCTGCTCGAAAATCGCATCGCGATGCCGTACCTGGCGCTGGTCGTATCCGGCGGTCACACCGCGCTGTTCGCGGTCGAGGATTTCGGGCGCTACCGCCGGATCGGATGCACTCGCGACGACGCCGCCGGCGAGGCGTTCGACAAGGTCGCCAAGCTGATGGGACTGGGCTATCCGGGCGGCCGCGCGATCGACGAGATGTCGCGCCGCGGCAATCGAAAGCGCGTGCGAATCCCGCGCGCCCATGTCAGGGGCGCGCCGATGGATTTCAGTTTCAGCGGGGTGAAGACGGCGGTCGCAACTATTCTGGCCAGCGAGGATGGCCGCGCCGAGCGGCCCGAGGATCTCGCCGCGAGCTTTCAGGAAGCTGTGGTCGATATGCTGGTGAAGCCGACCATCGCCGCCGCGCGCGAACTGGGCGCCGATACCATCGCACTGACCGGCGGCGTCGCGGCAAATTCGAGATTGCGCGACAGGCTGGCCGAGGCGGCGGCGGCGGATGGCCGCCGGCTGGTCGCACCCGCGCTCGAATATTGCACCGATAATGCGGCGATGATCGCGCTCGCGGGCAGCTACCGCCTGCTCCGCGGCGAGCGCGACGCGCTCAGCATCGACGCGCAAGCCAATCTCGCGCTTTGA